One part of the Coffea eugenioides isolate CCC68of chromosome 10, Ceug_1.0, whole genome shotgun sequence genome encodes these proteins:
- the LOC113750901 gene encoding glucose-induced degradation protein 8 homolog isoform X2, whose amino-acid sequence MDIDPRQYENVAINDSDIHNIVLSYLVHNCFKDTVESFTSSTTMRQSVDHLEDMEKRKKIFHSALEGNALEAIELTGQIAPDLLEKNKDLHFDLLSLRFVELVCSRKCTEALGFAQSELTPFGKVQKHLKKLEDFIALLAYEEPEKSPMFHLLSSEYRQHVADSLNRAILAHANLPSYSALERLVQQMTVVRQCLGEECGKFDDAKRI is encoded by the exons ATGGATATTGATCCTCGGCAATACGAGAATGTC GCCATTAATGACAGTGATATCCACAACATTGTCCTGTCATATCTTGTCCACAATTGCTTCAAAGACACTGTGGAATCTTTTACTTCCTCAACTACAATGAGGCAGTCAGTTGATCATCTCGAGGAcatggagaaaagaaaaa AAATATTTCATTCTGCATTAGAGGGGAATGCTTTGGAGGCCATTGAGTTGACTGGACAGATTGCACCTGACTTATTGGAGAAAAATAAGGACTTACATTTTGATCTTTTAAGCCTTCGTTTTGTTGAACTTGTGTGCTCAAGGAAATG CACAGAAGCGCTTGGATTTGCTCAATCAGAGTTGACTCCTTTTGGGAAGGTGCAGAAACACCTGAAAAAACTTGAG GATTTTATTGCTCTACTGGCATATGAAGAGCCAGAGAAATCCCCAATGTTTCATCTTCTAAGCTCGGAGTACCGGCAGCATGTTGCAGATAGTCTAAATCGAGCCATTCTTG CACACGCCAACCTGCCGAGCTATTCTGCATTAGAAAGGCTAGTACAGCAGATGACAGTTGTTAGACAATGCTTGGGTGAAGAGTGTGGAAAG TTTGATGATGCAAAACGAATTTAG
- the LOC113750901 gene encoding glucose-induced degradation protein 8 homolog isoform X3, translating to MRQSVDHLEDMEKRKKIFHSALEGNALEAIELTGQIAPDLLEKNKDLHFDLLSLRFVELVCSRKCTEALGFAQSELTPFGKVQKHLKKLEDFIALLAYEEPEKSPMFHLLSSEYRQHVADSLNRAILAHANLPSYSALERLVQQMTVVRQCLGEECGKEGHPPFSLKDFVKS from the exons ATGAGGCAGTCAGTTGATCATCTCGAGGAcatggagaaaagaaaaa AAATATTTCATTCTGCATTAGAGGGGAATGCTTTGGAGGCCATTGAGTTGACTGGACAGATTGCACCTGACTTATTGGAGAAAAATAAGGACTTACATTTTGATCTTTTAAGCCTTCGTTTTGTTGAACTTGTGTGCTCAAGGAAATG CACAGAAGCGCTTGGATTTGCTCAATCAGAGTTGACTCCTTTTGGGAAGGTGCAGAAACACCTGAAAAAACTTGAG GATTTTATTGCTCTACTGGCATATGAAGAGCCAGAGAAATCCCCAATGTTTCATCTTCTAAGCTCGGAGTACCGGCAGCATGTTGCAGATAGTCTAAATCGAGCCATTCTTG CACACGCCAACCTGCCGAGCTATTCTGCATTAGAAAGGCTAGTACAGCAGATGACAGTTGTTAGACAATGCTTGGGTGAAGAGTGTGGAAAG GAAGGGCATCCGCCATTTTCTCTCAAGGACTTCGTAAAAAGCTAG
- the LOC113750901 gene encoding glucose-induced degradation protein 8 homolog isoform X1 → MDIDPRQYENVAINDSDIHNIVLSYLVHNCFKDTVESFTSSTTMRQSVDHLEDMEKRKKIFHSALEGNALEAIELTGQIAPDLLEKNKDLHFDLLSLRFVELVCSRKCTEALGFAQSELTPFGKVQKHLKKLEDFIALLAYEEPEKSPMFHLLSSEYRQHVADSLNRAILAHANLPSYSALERLVQQMTVVRQCLGEECGKEGHPPFSLKDFVKS, encoded by the exons ATGGATATTGATCCTCGGCAATACGAGAATGTC GCCATTAATGACAGTGATATCCACAACATTGTCCTGTCATATCTTGTCCACAATTGCTTCAAAGACACTGTGGAATCTTTTACTTCCTCAACTACAATGAGGCAGTCAGTTGATCATCTCGAGGAcatggagaaaagaaaaa AAATATTTCATTCTGCATTAGAGGGGAATGCTTTGGAGGCCATTGAGTTGACTGGACAGATTGCACCTGACTTATTGGAGAAAAATAAGGACTTACATTTTGATCTTTTAAGCCTTCGTTTTGTTGAACTTGTGTGCTCAAGGAAATG CACAGAAGCGCTTGGATTTGCTCAATCAGAGTTGACTCCTTTTGGGAAGGTGCAGAAACACCTGAAAAAACTTGAG GATTTTATTGCTCTACTGGCATATGAAGAGCCAGAGAAATCCCCAATGTTTCATCTTCTAAGCTCGGAGTACCGGCAGCATGTTGCAGATAGTCTAAATCGAGCCATTCTTG CACACGCCAACCTGCCGAGCTATTCTGCATTAGAAAGGCTAGTACAGCAGATGACAGTTGTTAGACAATGCTTGGGTGAAGAGTGTGGAAAG GAAGGGCATCCGCCATTTTCTCTCAAGGACTTCGTAAAAAGCTAG